TTCTTATTACCGTCTTAGCTCTACAAAGTTATTGTACAGAAGCCCAACTCTTCaggtaatttttcattatttttaaatattaataatttataaatttaaatttaaataattatattttttaaaatcaagtttatcatttaatttaaattaaactaaattgctttttttattaatttaagaagTAAATCAAGAATTTGATAGTTGAACTAATTTTAATCTActaatttataactttcacTTTGAAAGTATTACCGTTGTctctgataaaaatataataataataataataatatattatcattataattctAGTTCACCATGGCACTACAAATGCGTTGGTGGATACTGCAAGAAGGAAGAGATAACACCGAATGTAACATCACCGCTGTCATTGGAAGTTTGCCAATTATTTTGCGGTCAAGGAGGTGCATTGTGGCCTAAACCAACCGGGCATTTATCACTTGGCAATTTCGTAGCACATTTGAATCCCGATAACATACAAATACGCTCAGTAAATCCAAAATCAAACGTCGGAAATCTTCTTTACCGCAACGTCGagaagcttaaaaaaaatgttaaaaaagcAAGCGGTAGTTCAGCAAGATCCGGTGGTTTAAATCtcagtataaatataaaaggtttaaaaaattatgatgacTTTATTTTGACATTAAATACCAGAGAAAATTATACACTACAAATATATCAACAAAGTATTGATGAAATAAGTGTGACAATAAGTGgagataattattttggaGTACGGCATGGTATTGAGACATTGTCGCAATTGATTGTTTATAATGATTTGATAAATGAAATTCAAGTAGTACGCGATGTTTATATTGTTGATGGTCCAGTTTATCCATATCGTGGTATACTACTGGATACCAGCCGTAATTATATGGACAAAGCTTCAATATTGAGGACAATCGAAGCCATGGGAATGTCAAAACTAAATACCTTCCATTGGCATATAACAGACTCCCATAGTTTTCCTTACGTCAGTCGGACGTGGCCAAATATGTCAAGATACGGAGCTTACACGCCTAGTAAAGTGTACACCGCTCATGACATCAAAGAAATTGTTGAATTTGGTTTTCTTAATGGTGTCCGTGTACTTCCGGAGTTCGATGCCCCAGCTCATGTGGGTGAAGGCTGGCAATGGGTCGGCGACAATGCTACTGTATGTTTCCGCGCTGAACCCTGGTCAAAGTACTGCGTTGAGCCACCGTGTGGTCAACTAAATCCTGCTAGCGAAAGAGTTTATGAAATACTTGAGGGTATTTATAAAGACATGATGTATGACTTCAAGCCTGATATCTTTCatatgggtggagatgaagtCAATATTAATTGTTGGAACTCTTCTGAACCGATTCGC
The Microplitis mediator isolate UGA2020A chromosome 6, iyMicMedi2.1, whole genome shotgun sequence genome window above contains:
- the LOC130669453 gene encoding chitooligosaccharidolytic beta-N-acetylglucosaminidase-like, with protein sequence MDRIKFYLYRRSRSQFKSRWVIITTIIFTVMFGILITVLALQSYCTEAQLFSSPWHYKCVGGYCKKEEITPNVTSPLSLEVCQLFCGQGGALWPKPTGHLSLGNFVAHLNPDNIQIRSVNPKSNVGNLLYRNVEKLKKNVKKASGSSARSGGLNLSINIKGLKNYDDFILTLNTRENYTLQIYQQSIDEISVTISGDNYFGVRHGIETLSQLIVYNDLINEIQVVRDVYIVDGPVYPYRGILLDTSRNYMDKASILRTIEAMGMSKLNTFHWHITDSHSFPYVSRTWPNMSRYGAYTPSKVYTAHDIKEIVEFGFLNGVRVLPEFDAPAHVGEGWQWVGDNATVCFRAEPWSKYCVEPPCGQLNPASERVYEILEGIYKDMMYDFKPDIFHMGGDEVNINCWNSSEPIRKWMMETKGWDLSESSFIDLWGIFQERAYEKLKLANGGKDIPVILWTSGLTNEENLKRLDPNKYIIQIWTTGLDLTINRLIKNDFKVIFSNYDALYLDCGFGAWVGEGANWCSPYKGWQKVYENSPLQIIRSQGFESKKHLILGGEAALWSEQVDSTSVDARLWPRSAAMAERLWAEPQSYWMHAEQRMLRHRERLVKRGIFADSLEPEWCLQNQGHCYL